A section of the Saccharopolyspora gregorii genome encodes:
- a CDS encoding cation diffusion facilitator family transporter → MAEEESGESTATVLLALGANLAIGLLKLVAGLITGSGAMLAEAAHSAADTTTQGLLLTGLRRSSRPADRRHPFGYGKARYFWALIAAVSIFVSGGVFAIIEGVRTVASGESEQTLPWVAYAVLGGAFLLEGTSWLRAVLQVRAEAKAEGTTFVRWMRGSDDPTVVTVFFEDGAALIGLLLAFAGVGLHQLTGSGVWDGVASLLIGVLLAGVAYALGRANMGLLIGRSAGPALVRGVREHLAGHEGISAVVDLMTMMTGTDRVLLCARLDFRDSLSAGDVERLCVRLDDELRARFPDLDEIFLEPVPREDPHVRARRLARYGLDGG, encoded by the coding sequence ATGGCCGAGGAGGAGAGCGGCGAGAGCACGGCGACGGTGCTGCTCGCGCTGGGCGCGAACCTGGCGATCGGGCTGCTCAAGCTGGTGGCGGGCCTGATCACCGGATCCGGGGCGATGCTGGCGGAGGCGGCGCACTCGGCGGCCGACACCACCACGCAGGGCCTGCTGCTGACGGGGCTGCGGCGCTCGTCCCGGCCGGCCGACCGGCGCCACCCGTTCGGCTACGGCAAGGCCCGCTACTTCTGGGCGCTGATCGCCGCCGTGTCGATCTTCGTCTCCGGCGGGGTGTTCGCCATCATCGAAGGGGTGCGCACCGTCGCGAGCGGCGAGTCCGAGCAGACCCTGCCGTGGGTCGCCTACGCGGTGCTCGGCGGCGCGTTCCTGCTGGAGGGCACCTCGTGGCTGCGGGCCGTGCTCCAGGTCCGCGCCGAGGCGAAGGCCGAGGGCACCACCTTCGTGCGCTGGATGCGCGGCAGCGACGACCCGACGGTGGTCACCGTGTTCTTCGAGGACGGGGCGGCGCTGATCGGGCTGTTGCTGGCGTTCGCCGGGGTCGGCCTGCACCAGCTGACTGGCTCCGGGGTGTGGGACGGCGTGGCGTCGCTGCTGATCGGCGTGCTGCTGGCGGGGGTCGCCTACGCGCTCGGACGCGCCAACATGGGGCTGCTGATCGGCCGCTCGGCGGGCCCGGCGCTGGTGCGCGGTGTGCGCGAGCACCTGGCCGGGCACGAGGGGATCAGCGCCGTCGTGGACCTGATGACGATGATGACCGGCACCGACCGGGTGCTGCTGTGCGCCCGCCTCGACTTCCGGGACAGCCTCAGCGCGGGGGACGTGGAGCGGTTGTGCGTGCGGCTGGACGACGAGCTGCGCGCGCGGTTCCCGGACCTGGACGAGATCTTCCTGGAGCCGGTGCCGCGCGAGGACCCGCACGTGCGCGCCCGCAGGCTCGCCCGCTACGGCCTCGACGGGGGCTGA
- a CDS encoding AfsR/SARP family transcriptional regulator, which produces MSAEREGGRPVPGAGLGFTVLGPLRAWRGTTELDLGPVRQQAFLVSLLLRPDVTTSRQRLLDEVWGDEPPGTGVKVVPGYVYRLRKSLGGTEQDPVISADRGGYRFHGAGVGLDSARLDELAAAADRARRAGDPETAVRNCSDALALFGGEPLAGLPGPCAAARRREWVERRLALARQQADCLLELGRHAEAVGELSALAVAHPDDEALAVLLMRALHGSGRRADALAVFTDLRERMVADLGVEPGAAAQRVQRAVLLGDEAALAPRRRAVAARPATRDELPADVGPLAGREQELALLTGAADPGAVSVAAVDGVAGSGKTALAVTAARALRAHCPAGCLFVDLHGHREDREALPPERVLRRLLRAVGVDDSAIPDDVDELAASWRAATNRLRLLVVLDDATSAAQVRPLLPAGPGSRVLVTSRRRLAGLDAAHRVSLGPLDDAAARGLLGGVVGEPRDERERAAVAELVRLCGRLPLALRIAGARLQNRPMWTAGDLVARLSDDEARLGELTAGDRSVEAAFRLSYRRIPVPERAAFRALSRAPAPELDCIAVAAMLDRTPAQALRMLEDLVDANLVQQPVAGRYRLHDLVAVFARRLAADETAETTAAAGRLLDLYLSAARCAGEVIPPERAPAPFRGVREAADWLDSAGDLSDVVAYAVATGHVDHACWIAEAVVDQLLPRGRAHECHNAVRIALDHLPEATDQRMVAALRSSLGAVEIARCRYPQALTLFEDAAATARRRGERGEEARAKTGIGMATAMAGARAEGLAALDEAIRLATELGDDRTVERAGSVIGYLRHLDGEHEAALRWFADLHALGEKLGSTGMMGRALCHTGSVRLVVGEVDAAAEALRAAADLAERSADPALLTTSLTRLGSAEQARGDLTAALAAQRRALELFPARGHASMEVELRDRLGRTCLLAGLRDEAREHFEAAVALAELAGRPDELAAAREALRSC; this is translated from the coding sequence ATGTCGGCGGAGCGGGAGGGCGGCCGTCCGGTGCCCGGCGCCGGACTCGGGTTCACCGTCCTCGGCCCGCTGCGCGCGTGGCGCGGGACGACGGAGCTGGACCTCGGTCCGGTGCGGCAACAGGCGTTCCTGGTGAGCCTGCTGCTGCGGCCGGACGTGACCACCAGCAGGCAGCGGTTGCTCGACGAGGTCTGGGGCGACGAACCGCCGGGGACGGGCGTGAAGGTCGTGCCCGGTTACGTGTACCGGCTGCGCAAGAGCCTCGGGGGCACCGAGCAGGACCCGGTGATCAGCGCCGACCGGGGTGGCTACCGGTTCCACGGCGCCGGGGTGGGGCTGGATTCGGCGCGGCTGGACGAGCTCGCCGCCGCGGCGGACCGCGCCCGGCGGGCGGGCGATCCGGAGACCGCGGTGCGGAACTGCTCCGACGCGCTCGCCCTGTTCGGCGGCGAACCCCTGGCCGGGTTGCCCGGTCCGTGCGCGGCGGCCCGGCGGCGCGAGTGGGTCGAGCGCCGCCTCGCGCTCGCCCGGCAGCAGGCGGACTGCCTGCTGGAGCTGGGGCGGCACGCCGAAGCGGTGGGCGAGCTCTCGGCGCTCGCCGTCGCCCACCCCGACGACGAGGCGCTCGCGGTGCTGCTGATGCGCGCCCTGCACGGCAGCGGCAGGCGGGCGGACGCGCTCGCGGTGTTCACCGACCTGCGCGAGCGGATGGTGGCAGACCTCGGCGTCGAACCGGGAGCGGCGGCGCAGCGGGTGCAGCGGGCCGTGCTGCTCGGCGACGAGGCGGCGCTCGCCCCGCGCCGCCGGGCGGTCGCGGCCCGTCCCGCCACCCGCGACGAACTGCCCGCCGACGTGGGCCCGCTGGCCGGCCGGGAGCAGGAGCTGGCGCTGCTGACCGGCGCGGCCGATCCCGGTGCGGTGTCGGTCGCCGCCGTGGACGGCGTCGCCGGTTCGGGCAAGACGGCGCTCGCCGTCACCGCCGCCCGGGCGCTGCGCGCGCACTGCCCGGCCGGCTGCCTGTTCGTGGACCTGCACGGCCACCGCGAGGACCGCGAGGCGCTGCCGCCGGAACGGGTGCTGCGGCGGTTGCTGCGCGCCGTCGGCGTCGACGACAGCGCGATCCCGGACGACGTGGACGAGCTCGCGGCCTCCTGGCGCGCGGCGACGAACCGGTTGCGGCTGCTGGTGGTGCTGGACGACGCGACGAGCGCCGCGCAGGTGCGCCCGCTGCTGCCCGCGGGGCCCGGCAGCCGCGTGCTGGTGACCAGCCGCCGCAGGCTGGCCGGGCTCGACGCGGCGCACCGGGTCTCGCTGGGCCCGCTGGACGACGCGGCGGCGCGCGGGCTGCTCGGCGGCGTCGTCGGCGAACCGCGCGACGAGCGGGAGCGCGCCGCCGTCGCGGAACTGGTGCGGCTGTGCGGAAGGCTGCCGCTGGCGCTGCGCATCGCGGGCGCCCGGCTGCAGAACCGTCCGATGTGGACCGCGGGCGACCTGGTGGCGCGGCTCTCCGACGACGAGGCGCGGCTCGGCGAGCTCACCGCGGGAGACCGCAGCGTCGAAGCCGCGTTCCGGTTGTCCTACCGCAGGATCCCCGTCCCGGAACGCGCCGCCTTCCGCGCCCTCAGCCGCGCACCCGCGCCGGAGCTGGACTGCATCGCCGTCGCCGCCATGCTGGACCGCACGCCCGCGCAGGCGTTGCGGATGCTGGAGGACCTCGTCGACGCGAACCTCGTGCAGCAGCCGGTCGCGGGCCGCTACCGGCTGCACGACCTGGTCGCCGTGTTCGCCCGCCGCCTCGCCGCCGACGAGACCGCCGAAACGACCGCGGCCGCCGGGCGGCTGCTGGACCTGTACCTGTCCGCCGCGCGCTGCGCGGGCGAGGTGATCCCGCCGGAGCGCGCCCCGGCCCCGTTCCGCGGGGTGCGGGAGGCCGCGGACTGGCTGGACTCGGCGGGCGACCTGTCCGACGTGGTCGCCTACGCGGTGGCCACCGGACACGTCGACCACGCCTGCTGGATCGCCGAGGCCGTCGTCGACCAGCTGCTGCCGCGCGGCCGGGCCCACGAGTGCCACAACGCGGTGCGGATCGCCCTGGACCACCTCCCGGAGGCCACCGACCAGCGGATGGTGGCCGCGCTGCGCTCCAGCCTCGGCGCCGTGGAGATCGCCCGCTGCCGGTACCCGCAGGCGCTGACCCTGTTCGAGGACGCCGCGGCCACCGCGCGCCGCCGCGGCGAGCGCGGGGAGGAGGCCCGGGCGAAGACCGGGATCGGCATGGCCACCGCGATGGCCGGTGCCCGCGCGGAAGGGCTCGCCGCGCTGGACGAAGCGATCCGGCTCGCCACCGAGCTCGGCGACGACCGGACGGTGGAGCGCGCCGGTTCGGTCATCGGCTACCTGCGGCACCTCGACGGCGAGCACGAGGCGGCGCTGCGGTGGTTCGCCGACCTGCACGCGCTCGGCGAGAAGCTCGGCAGCACCGGGATGATGGGCCGGGCGCTGTGCCACACCGGCAGCGTCCGGCTCGTGGTCGGCGAGGTCGACGCCGCGGCCGAGGCGTTGCGCGCCGCCGCCGACCTGGCCGAGCGGTCCGCCGATCCGGCGCTGCTCACCACCAGCCTCACCCGGCTCGGCTCGGCCGAGCAGGCGCGCGGCGACCTGACCGCCGCGCTCGCCGCCCAGCGGCGCGCACTGGAGCTGTTCCCGGCGCGCGGGCACGCGTCGATGGAGGTGGAGCTCCGCGACCGGCTCGGCCGGACCTGCCTGCTGGCGGGGCTGCGCGACGAGGCGCGCGAGCACTTCGAGGCGGCGGTGGCGCTCGCCGAGCTCGCCGGGCGCCCGGACGAGCTGGCCGCCGCCCGCGAGGCGCTCCGCTCCTGCTGA
- a CDS encoding acetyltransferase codes for MAWSRTPQDISFSTFDLNWGFLAIRPIDVRNDVTLLHRWLIDPRTTPRSPGRVSRVRRLLEAMLVEPERRLYLGFRDDIPAFLFETFRPEHDPQAPRPGAVGVRMLSAPGEEDTPGFSTAILRTIVKLVLDDPVHDRVVLESDVAEARLTRLAAGFHTEQRITAHGSEIFVSTCSRADVRTEFGLEAAG; via the coding sequence ATGGCGTGGAGCAGGACCCCGCAGGACATCTCGTTCAGCACCTTCGACCTGAACTGGGGCTTTCTCGCCATCCGGCCCATCGACGTGCGCAACGACGTGACGCTGCTGCACCGGTGGCTGATCGACCCGCGCACCACGCCGCGCTCTCCGGGCCGGGTCTCCCGGGTGCGGCGGCTGCTCGAAGCGATGCTGGTGGAGCCGGAACGCCGCCTGTACCTCGGATTCCGGGACGACATCCCGGCTTTCCTGTTCGAGACCTTCCGCCCCGAGCACGATCCGCAGGCCCCGCGACCGGGCGCGGTGGGCGTGCGGATGCTGTCCGCGCCCGGCGAGGAGGACACCCCGGGGTTCTCCACCGCGATCCTGCGCACCATCGTGAAGCTGGTCCTCGACGACCCGGTCCACGACCGCGTCGTGCTGGAGTCCGATGTGGCCGAAGCCCGGCTGACCCGGCTCGCCGCCGGGTTCCACACCGAGCAGCGGATCACCGCGCACGGCAGTGAGATCTTCGTCAGCACCTGCTCCCGCGCGGACGTGCGCACCGAGTTCGGGCTGGAGGCCGCGGGCTGA